One genomic segment of Paraburkholderia caffeinilytica includes these proteins:
- the rpsJ gene encoding 30S ribosomal protein S10, which produces MQNQKIRIRLKAFDYRLIDQSAAEIVDTAKRTGAIVRGPVPLPTRIQRFDILRSPHVNKTSRDQLEIRTHQRLMDIVDPTDKTVDALMKLDLPAGVDVEIKLQ; this is translated from the coding sequence ATGCAGAACCAGAAAATCCGCATTCGCCTGAAGGCTTTCGACTATCGCCTGATCGATCAATCGGCAGCTGAAATCGTCGACACGGCAAAGCGGACTGGCGCAATCGTTCGCGGTCCGGTGCCCCTGCCGACCCGTATTCAACGTTTCGACATCCTGCGTTCGCCGCACGTCAACAAGACGTCGCGCGATCAGCTCGAAATCCGTACGCACCAACGTCTGATGGACATCGTCGACCCGACGGACAAGACCGTTGACGCACTGATGAAGCTGGACCTGCCGGCTGGCGTGGACGTGGAAATCAAGCTGCAATAA
- the tuf gene encoding elongation factor Tu, whose amino-acid sequence MAKGKFERTKPHVNVGTIGHVDHGKTTLTAAITTVLTKKFGGEAKAYDQIDAAPEEKARGITINTAHVEYETANRHYAHVDCPGHADYVKNMITGAAQMDGAILVCSAADGPMPQTREHILLARQVGVPYIIVFLNKCDMVDDAELLELVEMEVRELLSKYDFPGDDTPIIKGSAKLALEGDAGELGEVAIMNLADALDTYIPTPERAVDGSFLMPVEDVFSISGRGTVVTGRVERGVVKVGEEIEIVGIKPTVKTTCTGVEMFRKLLDQGQAGDNVGILLRGTKREDVERGQVLAKPGSINPHTHFTAEVYVLSKDEGGRHTPFFNNYRPQFYFRTTDVTGSIELPKDKEMVMPGDNVSITVKLINPIAMEEGLRFAIREGGRTVGAGVVAKILE is encoded by the coding sequence ATGGCTAAAGGTAAATTCGAACGGACCAAGCCGCACGTGAACGTCGGCACGATCGGTCACGTTGACCACGGCAAGACCACGCTGACGGCAGCGATCACGACGGTGCTGACCAAGAAGTTTGGCGGCGAAGCAAAGGCGTATGACCAGATCGACGCGGCGCCGGAAGAAAAGGCGCGTGGTATCACGATCAACACGGCACACGTCGAGTACGAAACGGCTAACCGCCACTACGCACACGTCGACTGCCCGGGCCACGCTGACTATGTGAAGAACATGATCACGGGCGCAGCGCAGATGGACGGCGCGATCCTGGTGTGTTCGGCTGCAGACGGCCCGATGCCGCAAACGCGTGAGCACATCCTGCTGGCGCGTCAGGTTGGCGTTCCGTACATCATCGTGTTCCTGAACAAGTGCGACATGGTGGACGACGCTGAGCTGCTGGAGCTCGTCGAGATGGAAGTTCGTGAACTTCTGTCGAAGTACGACTTCCCGGGCGACGACACGCCGATCATCAAGGGTTCGGCCAAGCTGGCGCTGGAAGGCGACGCGGGCGAGCTGGGCGAAGTGGCGATCATGAATCTGGCCGATGCGCTGGACACGTACATCCCGACGCCGGAGCGCGCAGTTGACGGCTCGTTCCTGATGCCGGTGGAAGACGTGTTCTCGATCTCGGGTCGCGGCACGGTGGTGACGGGTCGCGTTGAGCGCGGCGTGGTGAAGGTTGGCGAAGAAATCGAAATCGTCGGTATCAAGCCGACGGTGAAGACGACGTGCACGGGCGTGGAAATGTTCCGCAAGCTGCTCGACCAGGGTCAGGCAGGCGACAACGTGGGTATCCTGCTGCGCGGCACGAAGCGTGAAGACGTGGAGCGTGGTCAGGTTCTGGCGAAGCCGGGCTCGATCAACCCGCACACGCACTTCACGGCTGAAGTGTATGTGCTGAGCAAGGACGAAGGCGGCCGTCACACGCCGTTCTTCAACAACTATCGTCCGCAGTTCTACTTCCGTACGACGGACGTGACGGGCTCGATCGAGTTGCCGAAGGACAAGGAAATGGTCATGCCGGGCGACAACGTGTCGATCACGGTGAAGCTGATCAACCCGATCGCGATGGAAGAAGGTCTGCGCTTCGCAATCCGCGAAGGCGGCCGTACGGTCGGCGCAGGTGTCGTCGCCAAGATTCTCGAGTAA